TAGAAACTTTGATTCTTTCCTGGAGTGGAGACTTGAGCCACCGTCCTGGTCCCACACAGGGAGAGGAGGCGCCACAACCCACTCTGCCCACCTCAAGGCCAGCCAGTGGGGAGGCCAGGCCCAGGGGGCTGTTGGCAGGCTGGCTCCCTAGCTTGGTGCAGCAGAGTACCCAAATGGGCACTGGAAAAAAGGCCCCGAGAGCTGGCTTGGCCATGACTCCTTGGCAGAGGGAGGGAAAAGCCGGCGCTGAGCTCTGCGCTGTCACAGAGCGTGGCTGTTGAGCCCTGGTAGCCACTCCTTTGCTGGGGCCCACCTGCCTTCCCTTCTTGGTTGCGTTTCCTCTAGATGCCTCTGCGGCTGCAGGAACCCCACTCCAGAAACCCGAGGATGACCGTGTTCCCTCCTGGAGGGGCTTCCCAGGTCCTCTCAGGCCCAAGGGTGGGGCTGTGTGGCAAATCCCTCCAGCCTACTCTGAAAGCAGCTGACACCTTCAGGGCTGGTGCAGCTTCCCCCGCTCGGTCAGCAGTGTCATGGCAGAGGCATAGAGGACGTAGCCCAGGGTGAGCAGCAGCGTGCATGGGAGGGGCCCGACGCAGAACAGAGAGGCCACGAAGAAGGCCAGCAGCAGTGAGACCAGCGTCCGGTAACTGCCCAGGAAGCGCAGGCTGAGCCTGGGGCCGCGGGTGTGGCTGGCCACCTGCCTCCTCCCCACAGGGCTCAGCAGGTGCCTGCTGGCCAGCCCAGGTTCTGTGAGGTGGTAGCGACAGAAGCTGCCGAGGAAGTCATCCCGGGAACACAGAGCCGCCATCTGTCCTGCAAACTGAAGCACAGACAGAGGCACGGGGGTGTGGGGTGGTGGCACCACAGGCCTCAGGACAGCAGTACCCCACCCTCACAGGCCACCCCGGGACTGCACCCCAGGCAGGAGCATCTAGAACCCTCTCTGAAGAGGCCAGGCCGGCCCTCCTGCCCACTCACTCTGTGGTTGATGGCAGACGACAGCCTGAAGAGCGTGCGGACCAAGCTGGCGATCTCATAGCTCCGGATGGGCTGCAGCTCCGGGTCCCCCTGGTACTCAATTTCAAACCTTCGCAGCCCATTGATGATCTAGAAAGCCAGGCCACAGGGATGGGTCAGAAAACACAGCCCCGCACACAACTCAGAGGAGCCTGATGGCCTCTGCTCACGAGGGAGGAGGGAGCTGTGGACGGGTCAGGGCCCAGCCCATGCGCCTCTGAGACACGGGCCTCTCACCTGGTACCGCCCCAGGGGCGTAAGGATGAGTCCGTCCTCACCCACGATGCAGTCGGGGAGCTGCTTTTTTCCATTCTCATCCTGGGTGGTGCCCAAGGCGAGTGTGAACTGCCTGAGCTGAGCTTCACTGAGCTGCCAGAGAGAAGTGCCACTGCCCTCAGCATCAACATGAAGGGAGGGGACCAGTCTTCACCCCACCAGCCTACAACAGTGGCAACAAGGGGACCCAGATATGACGCTCGGGGTGTGGGCCTGCCTCCCACAACACTGGGTCCATATGTGTGGGGCCTGGGACTGGTACGTGGCTGACCACAGGCTGGGTGGAGTGGATCCTTCAGGGAAGGGGACCCTGATGGCCGTGGGGCAGGCCCCATAGCTCGTACCCGGAATATCTGGCGCAGGTACTCCAGGGCCTTCTCCAGGTATTCATCTGTCTTCCGGACGCTGTCTTGCCCCATCTCGTCCAGGTCGTTGGCTGTGTAGGAGCCATTGGTGTCCATGGAGCTGAAGCCCAGCCACGAGAGGAAGGAGTGGCCAGCCGGGCTCTCCGCACACTGGTCAGAGATGGACTTGGCTGTGTGTTTGGCCTGTGTGATGAGCTGAGCGAGGCGCAGGACCTGCAAGGGAGGCGCGGGCAGGTCACCAGCAGGACAGGCCTGTGCTGCCACTCAGGCAGCCCCAAGAGCAATGCACAGCCAGACTGCTGAGCGTCAGGAGGAGTGGCTTCTGCCAGAGGACTTTTAAAGATTAAAGGATGATCTTCTACATTTGAAATTTCCCAACACTGCCTTCGTTATCAGGAAAAAATTAGACTTTACTAAAACGGGGGAAGGAGATACGGCGACAAATCTACAcccagcctccctccttcctgctggATCACAGCACTTCCTGGGTTCTGCTCAGCCCCATGGCTCCAGGGGCCCTGAGGACAGACACCACCGACCCACTCACCAGGGTGCGGGCCTCGGGCCCAAACATCGGGGTGTACTTGCAGTCCTGGCCCTCCAGGCTATAGACGTGGCTCTTCACCTTGAAGGAGGCATCAGTGACCGCTGGTGGCCAGGGTGACAGGAAGCTCCCAGTGAATGTGGGGGCTGTGAAGAGTCGGTGCTGGCGGTGGGGGATGACCAGCTCTGGCTCCAGGAATAGCTGCTCACCTAGAAGGCAGGAGACGAACCTGGCACCCACTTCCCGGGGGCAGAGTACCCGACTGCTGCCCTTAGGATTCTGGGGTGCCTCCGAGGTGTCTGGGGAGCCATGACCCAGGGGTGTCCTCCTGAGGCCCTGCCTAGCAGCATCTCCCACACAGTAGGTGGCTGACATGGGGAGGGCGGATGGGGGAGCTGGTGGCTCACAGAGCCCCTAGCAGTGTCTGCAGGAGGTAAACAACAGGAGGACCGACAGAAACCAACGCGCAACCCAGCCAGGATGAATGCACGGCAGAGACCAGGCTCACCTCCTGAAGCGGCCACCACGAGTTGCCAGGGAGAAACAGCGGGGTCACGGGGACGCGGCTTGGACCGTGCAGCCCCGCTCTGTGGACACACCTGCGATCCCCCACCCAGTGCCTGGTGGCTGCAGGGCAGGCAGGATCCAGCCGGTTTCAGACTTCACCGCACAGATGTGTCCCAGGAGTCTCCACAGCACCCTGTGCCGGGGCCCACTCTGGGCATGTGGGTCCCTCTTAAAGACCAGCCACCGCCAGCTAAGGGCCTGGCCCTGGTCTGGCTGGGTCAACATCTACCCGGCTGGCCCGGGCTGAGGACTTACCTTTCTGAATCATCTCAGCTAGGTTGGGCTGGGCAAAGACTTTGGCCACTCGGAACACCATGAGCGCATGCTTGGGGCTGACCAGGTCTGTGCGGAGCGCACGGTTCAGGAAGCCCACAAACAACTTGGTGTACATCAGCAGGTTCTCCTGGACAAAGGGCGCCCTGGGGACCGAGGTGGCAGGTTGGGGCCAGCCTTCCAACTGGAGGCGGGGTCTGTGCCGGTCCATGCCCCTAATGCCCTTGCTCACCCTTGGGCTTTCAGACTCTCCCTGGCCAAGGTGACAAGCTGTCACAGATGACAGCTCAGGGGGCCACGGGCagcaggcagggagggcagggcagaggcaggTAAGACCCAGGCCCTCTGAGGACACCACATCCTTAGCAAGGCTGAGGCCCCTTTCCAAGTGGATGGAGGCCACCATGGCAGAggccagcccagagcctgggggggctgagggaggatcCCCCAGAGGGTCCAAAGGGGAATGCCCTGGGCAAGGAGGGGAGGGGTCAGTGGCCATGCCAGGTGCCACGGAAGCCTGGGGGTCTGCTGTGAGGATCGAGCAGGGGATGAGGGGAAGACGGCCTCCCTCATCCCCTGCTTGATCACTGCTGCTCTGCTCTGTGCTGATGAAGGTCAAGGGATAGTTTGGGGGTGGCTGAACACTCATCTGGGACAGAAGGGAGAGGGGACAGGGCAGGATGGGTCACCCACAGCTTCCATGAGAAACCAATTCTAGGGCCTGGCAAAGTTGAGCCTAGAAAGGGCTAGTCTGTGTTCCACTCAGCAGGGTTGGGAGAGGACTTCAGGAGGCCACgggggccagggccaggctgaCCCCAGCACAGGCTGCTGGCTTGGCCTCCACCCACTGGAGCAATATCCACCCGGGGCAGCCAGTGGCATGTCTGTGAGAGGGGCTGAGGCTCACCATT
Above is a genomic segment from Pongo pygmaeus isolate AG05252 chromosome 11, NHGRI_mPonPyg2-v2.0_pri, whole genome shotgun sequence containing:
- the SMPD4 gene encoding sphingomyelin phosphodiesterase 4 isoform X8 — its product is MMKLVYKLQAEDYKFDFPVSYLPGPVKASIQECILPDSPLYHNKVQFTPTGGLGLNLALNPFEYYIFFFALSLITQKPLPVSLHVRTSDCAYFILVDRYLSWFLPTEGSVPPPLSSSPGGTSPSPPPRDMGMPCCVAQAGLELLASAVFCLSFPSSWNYRTPAMPFASYGLHHTSLLKRHISHQTSVNADPASHEIWRSETLLQVFVEMWLHHYSLEMYQKMQSPHAKLEVLHYRLSVSSALYSPAQPSLQALHAYQESFTPTEEHVLVVRLLLKHLHAFANSLKPEQASPSAHSHATSPLEEFKRAAVPRFVQQKLYLFLQHCFGHWPLDASFRAVLEMWLSYLQPWRYAPDKQAPGSDSQPRCVSEKWAPFVQENLLMYTKLFVGFLNRALRTDLVSPKHALMVFRVAKVFAQPNLAEMIQKGEQLFLEPELVIPHRQHRLFTAPTFTGSFLSPWPPAVTDASFKVKSHVYSLEGQDCKYTPMFGPEARTLVLRLAQLITQAKHTAKSISDQCAESPAGHSFLSWLGFSSMDTNGSYTANDLDEMGQDSVRKTDEYLEKALEYLRQIFRLSEAQLRQFTLALGTTQDENGKKQLPDCIVGEDGLILTPLGRYQIINGLRRFEIEYQGDPELQPIRSYEIASLVRTLFRLSSAINHRFAGQMAALCSRDDFLGSFCRYHLTEPGLASRHLLSPVGRRQVASHTRGPRLSLRFLGSYRTLVSLLLAFFVASLFCVGPLPCTLLLTLGYVLYASAMTLLTERGKLHQP
- the SMPD4 gene encoding sphingomyelin phosphodiesterase 4 isoform X9, whose amino-acid sequence is MAGREHFRQPRWCPRWLEPPLLTGARESRGVQHRDGISRPWGPVKASIQECILPDSPLYHNKVQFTPTGGLGLNLALNPFEYYIFFFALSLITQKPLPVSLHVRTSDCAYFILVDRYLSWFLPTEGSVPPPLSSSPGGTSPSPPPRTPAMPFASYGLHHTSLLKRHISHQTSVNADPASHEIWRSETLLQVFVEMWLHHYSLEMYQKMQSPHAKESFTPTEEHVLVVRLLLKHLHAFANSLKPEQASPSAHSHATSPLEEFKRAAVPRFVQQKLYLFLQHCFGHWPLDASFRAVLEMWLSYLQPWRYAPDKQAPGSDSQPRCVSEKWAPFVQENLLMYTKLFVGFLNRALRTDLVSPKHALMVFRVAKVFAQPNLAEMIQKGEQLFLEPELVIPHRQHRLFTAPTFTGSFLSPWPPAVTDASFKVKSHVYSLEGQDCKYTPMFGPEARTLVLRLAQLITQAKHTAKSISDQCAESPAGHSFLSWLGFSSMDTNGSYTANDLDEMGQDSVRKTDEYLEKALEYLRQIFRLSEAQLRQFTLALGTTQDENGKKQLPDCIVGEDGLILTPLGRYQIINGLRRFEIEYQGDPELQPIRSYEIASLVRTLFRLSSAINHRFAGQMAALCSRDDFLGSFCRYHLTEPGLASRHLLSPVGRRQVASHTRGPRLSLRFLGSYRTLVSLLLAFFVASLFCVGPLPCTLLLTLGYVLYASAMTLLTERGKLHQP
- the SMPD4 gene encoding sphingomyelin phosphodiesterase 4 isoform X7, translating into MAFPHLQQPSFLLASLKADSINKPFAQQCQDLVKVIEDFPAKELHTIFPWLVESIFGSLDGVLAGWNLRCLQGRVNPVEYSIVMEFLDPGGPMMKLVYKLQAEDYKFDFPVSYLPGPVKASIQECILPDSPLYHNKVQFTPTGGLGLNLALNPFEYYIFFFALSLITQKPLPVSLHVRTSDCAYFILVDRYLSWFLPTEGSVPPPLSSSPGGTSPSPPPRTPAMPFASYGLHHTSLLKRHISHQTSVNADPASHEIWRSETLLQVFVEMWLHHYSLEMYQKMQSPHAKESFTPTEEHVLVVRLLLKHLHAFANSLKPEQASPSAHSHATSPLEEFKRAAVPRFVQQKLYLFLQHCFGHWPLDASFRAVLEMWLSYLQPWRYAPDKQAPGSDSQPRCVSEKWAPFVQENLLMYTKLFVGFLNRALRTDLVSPKHALMVFRVAKVFAQPNLAEMIQKGEQLFLEPELVIPHRQHRLFTAPTFTGSFLSPWPPAVTDASFKVKSHVYSLEGQDCKYTPMFGPEARTLVLRLAQLITQAKHTAKSISDQCAESPAGHSFLSWLGFSSMDTNGSYTANDLDEMGQDSVRKTDEYLEKALEYLRQIFRLSEAQLRQFTLALGTTQDENGKKQLPDCIVGEDGLILTPLGRYQIINGLRRFEIEYQGDPELQPIRSYEIASLVRTLFRLSSAINHRFAGQMAALCSRDDFLGSFCRYHLTEPGLASRHLLSPVGRRQVASHTRGPRLSLRFLGSYRTLVSLLLAFFVASLFCVGPLPCTLLLTLGYVLYASAMTLLTERGKLHQP